One Gopherus flavomarginatus isolate rGopFla2 chromosome 13, rGopFla2.mat.asm, whole genome shotgun sequence DNA window includes the following coding sequences:
- the LOC127033669 gene encoding pulmonary surfactant-associated protein C-like isoform X1: protein MVYSSMPKVSTTQQRIILASVMVILLGFFIVASTLVGVYLTQKHTEKVLDVVIQGNKGEEEEQTAMVNERENVAAFHIKRKKSTATVVYNYNQGLIGLRITNSKKCFVMKMDKLNIPSLDEISRDLPHFYTKQVSGDKMSYNFREAEPADRTTLGTTLNILCSDIPIYWALPRKIQGNRSSSAPLGSPWCFFGSLCLCF from the exons ATG GTTTACAGCTCCATGCCCAAAGTGAGCACAACCCAACAAAGAATCATCCTTGCCTCAGTCATGGTGATTCTCCTGGGCTTCTTCATAGTTGCCAGCACTTTGGTGGGAGTTTACCTGACCCAAAAACACACAGAAAAG GTCCTTGACGTGGTCATCCAGGGAAAcaagggggaagaggaagagcagaCGGCCATGGTAAATGAACGGGAGAATGTGGCCGCTTTCcacattaaaagaaagaaatccaCAGCCACTGTTGTGTACAACTATAACCAA GGTCTAATAGGTCTCAGAATCACCAACAGTAAAAAATGTTTTGTGATGAAGATGGATAAACTCAACATACCAAGCTTGGATGAAATTTCCAGAGATCTCCCACATTTTTACACCAAA CAGGTCTCTGGAGACAAAATGTCTTACAACTTCAGAGAGGCGGAACCAGCTGACCGCACTACACTAGGAACAACTCTGAATATTCTCTGCAGCGACATCCCCATCTACTGGGCTCTGCCT CGCAAGATCCAAGGAAACCGCAGCAGTTCTGCTCCTCTTGGCTCCCCATGGTGTTTCTTTGGCTCTTTGTGTTTGTGCTTTTGA
- the LOC127033669 gene encoding pulmonary surfactant-associated protein C-like isoform X2, with translation MVYSSMPKVSTTQQRIILASVMVILLGFFIVASTLVGVYLTQKHTEKVLDVVIQGNKGEEEEQTAMVNERENVAAFHIKRKKSTATVVYNYNQGLIGLRITNSKKCFVMKMDKLNIPSLDEISRDLPHFYTKVSGDKMSYNFREAEPADRTTLGTTLNILCSDIPIYWALPRKIQGNRSSSAPLGSPWCFFGSLCLCF, from the exons ATG GTTTACAGCTCCATGCCCAAAGTGAGCACAACCCAACAAAGAATCATCCTTGCCTCAGTCATGGTGATTCTCCTGGGCTTCTTCATAGTTGCCAGCACTTTGGTGGGAGTTTACCTGACCCAAAAACACACAGAAAAG GTCCTTGACGTGGTCATCCAGGGAAAcaagggggaagaggaagagcagaCGGCCATGGTAAATGAACGGGAGAATGTGGCCGCTTTCcacattaaaagaaagaaatccaCAGCCACTGTTGTGTACAACTATAACCAA GGTCTAATAGGTCTCAGAATCACCAACAGTAAAAAATGTTTTGTGATGAAGATGGATAAACTCAACATACCAAGCTTGGATGAAATTTCCAGAGATCTCCCACATTTTTACACCAAA GTCTCTGGAGACAAAATGTCTTACAACTTCAGAGAGGCGGAACCAGCTGACCGCACTACACTAGGAACAACTCTGAATATTCTCTGCAGCGACATCCCCATCTACTGGGCTCTGCCT CGCAAGATCCAAGGAAACCGCAGCAGTTCTGCTCCTCTTGGCTCCCCATGGTGTTTCTTTGGCTCTTTGTGTTTGTGCTTTTGA